TGAGCATCTGAGTCTGTCGGGTGCGGGCAGCGCGAATCCCGGGGCGAAGGTGTTGGCGCTGGTCGCGGGCATGACGGCCGGGGCCGACTCCATCGATGACATGGACCTGTTGCGCCACGGCGGGATGGGCAAATTGTTCCAGGATGCGCGTGCGCCCTCGACGCTGGGCACGTTCCTACGCGCGTTCACCTTCGGGCATGTCCGCCAGCTCGACGCGATCGCCTCCCGCTTCCTGACCCGCCTGGCCGGGCAGGCCCCGGTGCTGGCCGGTGCCGATCAGATCGCCTACGTCGATATCGACGACACGATCAAGGAGACCTACGGGTACGCCAAGCAGGGCGCCGGGTACGGCTACAACAAGGTCAAGGGCCTCAACGCGCTGATCGCGACCGTGGCCACCCCGGTGGCCGCCCCGGTGATCGTCGGCACGCGGCTACGCCGGGGCCCGGCCAACTCCGCGCGCGGGGCGGGCAAGTTCGTCGCCGACGCCCTCGCCACCGCCCGGACGGCCGGCGCCGGCGGGGTGGTGATCCTGCGCGCCGATTCGGCCTACTACAGCCGTGAGGTGGCCGCCGCGGCGGGCCGGGCCGGTGCCCACTTCTCGTTGACCGCGCGGATGAACCCGGCGATCACGGCCGCCATCACCAGCATCGACGAGCAAGCCTGGACCCCGATCCGGTACCCGAACGCGATCTGGGACGAAGACGAGGCCCGGCTGATCTCCGATGCCCAGGTCGCCGAGATCCCCTTCACCGCGTTCACCTCCCGTCCCAAGGCCGAGCACATCACGGCACGGCTGATCGTGCGCCGCGTCAAACGCCTCAACCCCGCAGCCACCAGGGCCGGGCAGGACGAACTGTTCGCCACCTACCGGTACCACGCCGTCTTCACCGACTCGCCCCGGAGCATGCTCGAGGCCGAGAAGGCCCACCGCGCCCACGCGATCATCGAGGGCGTCCACGCCGATCTACGCGCCTCGGCCCTGGCCCACGCACCCTCGGGCAAGTTCACCGCGAACGCGGCCTGGCTCGTTCTGGCCGCGATCGCGTTCAACCTCACCCGCGCCGCCGGGGCCCTGGCCTCCCTCTTCCACGCCCGGGCCACCACCGCGACCATCCGAGAACACCTCATCCGCATCCCCGCCCGGCTCGCCCGCTCGGCACGACGGCTGACCATGCACCTACCCCGGAACTGGGCCCACCAAGACCCCTGGGAAGCGCTCTATGTCGCTGCCTGCGGGCCACCCCCAGCCCCGAGGACCTGACCACCGGCCCCCACGGGCACGACCGGAACACAAGTGGAAACGCCGGGCAGACCGGCGGCCCCGCCATGCCCACACGACCCGACCCGCCAGAACCCGGACCTCACACCGTCACCACGACCCGGACGGTGGATCCAGGCTGAACAGTCGAACGGCTTCTGCCTCTTTCGCGCCTCGTCGCGGATTCGGATGCATTCCCGAACGACCTTGAGTGGATCCCTACCGATCCCGACCGCGGTGACCGACACCGAGATCGGTCCTCGGAGGAACTGCTGCAGCCGTTCGACGTACTCCTTCTCAGTCACCCGACCCTCGGTCACGACGAGGATCCGGCTACGTTCGGTCCGGAACGGCCGGCGCGGCCTGCGTCCACGTGCCATTCAGGCGTCCTTGAACCGGATAAGCGCCGTGAGGACGCTCGGAGCGAGGCGGGGCGTGCCACCGTAGCGGCCGAGAAGATACCGCCGGGCGACGTTCGCACCCTTGTTCCGAGGGAAGTCTGCCAGGCAAGAGAGTTCGGTGGCACCGTCGCGTGTTTTCTCGGTGAACCACACCTGCTCCGGCTCGAGGTCGACCTGGCTGAGCGGGGAGAGAATATAGGTGTCATGGCTCGTGAACAGAAGCTGTGCCCCCTTCGTGTTGATCTCCGGGTCCGAGAACGCGCCCAGTAAGACGTCGACGAGGTGGGGATGCAGGCTCGAGTCGATCTCGTCCACGCAGAAGACGCCGCCGCGTCGCAGGATCTCGAGCGCCGGCACGATGATCGCGAGCCACGCGATCGTGCCGTCGCTCTCGTCGCCGATCGAGAACCGTCGCTGCTCGGAGGCAGTCCCCTGGTGCGTGAAGACGAGGCTCCGGACGACGGCGTCCGACTCGTCG
The window above is part of the Pseudactinotalea sp. HY158 genome. Proteins encoded here:
- a CDS encoding IS1380 family transposase, with the translated sequence MQLSHVSSVRFDDPNLVGVAGLVPVMALAERAGLSALVGEHLSLSGAGSANPGAKVLALVAGMTAGADSIDDMDLLRHGGMGKLFQDARAPSTLGTFLRAFTFGHVRQLDAIASRFLTRLAGQAPVLAGADQIAYVDIDDTIKETYGYAKQGAGYGYNKVKGLNALIATVATPVAAPVIVGTRLRRGPANSARGAGKFVADALATARTAGAGGVVILRADSAYYSREVAAAAGRAGAHFSLTARMNPAITAAITSIDEQAWTPIRYPNAIWDEDEARLISDAQVAEIPFTAFTSRPKAEHITARLIVRRVKRLNPAATRAGQDELFATYRYHAVFTDSPRSMLEAEKAHRAHAIIEGVHADLRASALAHAPSGKFTANAAWLVLAAIAFNLTRAAGALASLFHARATTATIREHLIRIPARLARSARRLTMHLPRNWAHQDPWEALYVAACGPPPAPRT